The segment taagccaattaaaatcacatccacaacagaaaataaaaggcaaagattaagggaaggaagatgcaaacacaaggacaacacacgatgtgttatcgaataggaaactgaagcccttggcgtaaaacctctctgccgccctccaagcggtaagtaatccactagaaaatatagttgggatacattaACAGTAATagatcctccaagcctaatctacccagtgtacctaagccctccaaacttcttgctcctacgaggttgcgccgaacctatttcttttctagcttcccggattctgctacttgaccatagcatcaatcAATGTatattggttccttcctaactgcttcccagaacaccaaacagccctctcacaataatggatatggtgagaaaaaggttttggtaaaagacctcccaagggtttaacaatggagaggaagagagttgaggaatttgaagagtctcttatgtgaagattgtggatgaatcaatcttgtttcactctagggtttctctctcaaaattctctatGGAAGCCCTcattctttcgtgggtataaggggtatttatactgaggtgagaatggaatgtgaagagtcaggtttttcaaaacagggctggctcgcgacttggcctcgcggcttgactgagtcgcaagatccagccgcgagataacagaacggccagttgtcctattttgtcctgtagtgctccaactagcatgacgcttcaacttctagcagcttgtagccgcgagtcacccgcgagatccagtcgcaagtctctgttttcttgcacactcttgagcatttcaacactctatctcactcactacccttacaacaattccacctaaatacaaggttactaattgctaaaatacaagcaaatttggtacggaataaagccaacaagatgattgattaaattcaaccttacaggatCTCCAAGCAATTTTGACATTTCAAAATTTACGTACTGTTGAagttttaattgtaaaattctGAAAATTCTTTTTCCGGTCTCAGTGGCCAAGAGTCTTGAACAACTTGAGAGTCTAACAATATGCTATTGTGGATTGGACGAAATTGTTGCCCTGGAAGAAGGAGTGGAAACAACAATTAAGTTTGTGTTCCCACGAATAACCTCTCTAAATCTTGAATCGTTGCCTGAACTCAAGTATTTTTATCCAGGAAAACACACTTTAGAGTGGCCATCGTTGAAAAGGTTGAGGATAAAGAATTGTGACAAAGTGAAGATTATTGCTTCAAATGAGTTAAgcttccaaaaaagaaatgagTTGGGGCATCATGTTCAGATTCAACAGCCCCTCTTTCCAATTGAAAAGGTATGGATTTGTACTTGTCTCTTTGTTAACATGTATATGACACTAGCTAGTCTAAttaccataaaataataataaaaaactaaatttaataacaattttttaatactaaaatgaCTAGTGGGACTACATATAAATATTTCGATTTGGttatccataaaaaaaactttaaaaaataaaaagaaaaaaagtagtaGGATTAGGAGCCCAGTTTCCAGCTGTACCGTCGTATCTGTGTTGAAGCTATACGAACTAATAAGTAAATGTTCAGAATAAGAAATTAGATAGGAGTACTTTGGATAGGTTCATGACTACCTTAACGATATTTTtcagatttcttttttggaaaatgaaggACATAATTGAGATATCCAATTGACTAAAACCTTATATGAAATCATcttctttaaaattaattagggtatcatttttgtgtttgataatTTATATAGAGAAGCCTTTCATTTTACTAGTCAATAGataatattcaaattaattatgGTTGGTAGGTCGGATTCcatattattgtttaattttctgAACTTTTATTTGAGTTTGGTTCTAAAATAATTTCAGAATTTTGGGTTTGACTAATATGTTTTGCTGATCTCGTgatagtttcaaattttttgtttcagtttattaaaaaagttgTTGACGCATATGAATTAGGGAAAAATTTTGATGGGTATCTCAACCCATTCTAACCATAATTTTGCATATGATTTGTCACAAGTTGGGTTTAGACCACTGTCAGATATGATTATTAATCACATTTAAGGCCAAGTTGattattagatttattatgaatagccattaaaaataagataaacaTCAATAGCATGCATAgagtggaaaagaaaaaaaaaaacaaaaacaaaaacaaaaacaaaaacaaaaaacaaaaaagacataCGATATTATGATCAAGGAAAAAACCTGTAAAACAAACTAATTACACAGGAAAAACTTTGGAGAACTTGACCTTATCACTCCCGAGGTGAACAAGTCCACTATTAAATAAATGTTTACAAACTGGATAACTCTATTCTTTGTAAACTTAACTATAGTTATCAAACCAAGTTCTGAGATCCACAGACATCTCTGATAGCAATACGTTGCAATGTGAACCTCTAATCCTCGAATGCAATATTCCCTTGAAGATTAGATTTAGCATCTTTGATGACTGATTTGTAGCAACTTAATTATATAGTTATCAAACCAAGTTCTGAGATCCACAGACATCTCTAATAGCAATACACTGCAATGTGAACCTTTAATCCTCGAATGCAATATTCCCTTGAAGATTAGATTCAGCATCTTTGATGACTGATTTGTAGCAACTTCagattcatttattttgattgtaTGAGAAGTAGTGACTTTGGAAGTAGTAGGCACCTATGGAGGctgtaggattttttttctatggagTTCAGTAAGAAGATGAATCTTGAGTAGGAGAAGAATCTTGCGGTCTACATGGTTTCCTTATTACAGATTTGTTCATAGTACTAGCAAGattataaaagataaactataagttcatttggtatattatttcttaatataatGAACATATTAATTATAGAAGGAAGTTGGAAGGGGCGAGTAAGAGCCggattcaagtctctagaaaGAAacttaacacacatatatactcaGATTACTAGAGTAGGATTTCaatctcaaattaaaaatataaaaatacaataaacatattaattattgttgttaagtgaactttaattattatttcttataataattttatctaTTAGTTTAtatgtttactcaaaaaaagtttatatgtTTACTCTTTACCattcttttatttaacaattcaactcaactttgacaactattagtctttgtaattgtattaagaaaagtttttttgtgTTAACATTTGCTTTTGTCTTCACTCAATCACTCCCCTATCCTATGCCTCTTGTCtaatgtttttatatttatttttttagaatcactCCTTGTCTAATtgtttaattgtcttttagtatTAGCTTTCGCTAATCACTGATGAATTGATCATTGGCCCATGCCTCAGTCCCCAttaaacaaacaacaaattaaaaacacattcaAAATTAGCTATTCCATTCACAACTTCAGTTAGaagtataaattaattgtaacaTTTATTTGCAAGAATAGATTGTTAATAGGATCATATTCAAACTAATTCCAgttggacttaaaaaaaaaaaaaaaaattaaggtcaAGGACTTGAGAACTACtgtgtttacaacatttttacaataaattttaggtggtaggttgttacaattctaattttaatccaccactaaaattactattttgcccACTCTTGTAACAGCCATTAACAATCTattacttagaatttgttgtgaaaatgctATGTATATATCATTTCTCTAGGGACTcagggtgttcaaaattttatttaagaaggtcaaacaaaagaaaaattaaaattatttcttttttttttctttgccagCTCTCAGAGTTCATTTGAACACCCTGGACTAAAGCTAATGCCACCCCTAGTAGGCACAAAATTTTTTAGATCTCAAATGAGTAGCTCCAAAGTTCTTAAAAACGtttcttagggttttctttatatattgagTAAAATAAGTTTGAAACCCTAATCAATTGATCAAAACTATAAGTTTTTGATCAGTTGAAATGAATCGAATTTTCATTCTTGCACATTGAGAAACAAAACCTTGAGCACCTGTCTTAACATACCTATAAACTCTAAAGACTATAACAAGACAAATTTTGATTCACATGTTTGCTCATACAAACTAAGATATTTAAATCCTAACATCATATTTTGttggttatttttgtgtttgttttacaatttttctaGTAGGTTCCAactatttcaattaataaagtttgttataaaaattttataaaaaaaaaaaaaagaaaaagaaaaagaaaaaagatctaGGTTAAAATTCCACATACACAAAAAATCACTAGGTGTCTTGACCTAATAATAAGGAACTATAATAATGCAATCAATACTATAAACTGAAATCtatcatatttaaaaaacaagGTAAAAAATTCAACTTTTAAACACCTTCAAAACCACAAGTGGCAAATTCTAGTTAAATTGgatcttttttactttttatatttcctttaaaaaaaacaccttGTGCATATTTGTACTCAAACTTTTGTGCGTGAGTGATCTTGTTTGAAACCAATTAAATCCCTCAGGTTGCATATTCTGCCTCTCTCACATACAGATCAGTAGTTCATTTGTGGGGTTTACTCCAGTGTGTGATGGTGTTATATGCAATCATTACACAAGATAATCAATCATGACATAGAATCTGATGTTagaaaatcatatataatattgGTATCTGGTGTTAGAAAATCATATATAAGCAATCGCCCCACGACCTccccaaaatcatatataatattatctGATGTTAAAATGCCCCTAATaacacatatataaagcccCTTTACTCGAAGAAAGAAACAACTATCATCATACTAGTTTTTGTCTTTTCATAGTGGTCGCACTCCTGTTTGGTTAGAGTAttggtgttttttgttttcaaaacaatgtgaAAACAGTCATCAAAAtagtaaattcaaaatttgttttccaattctCATAATACAAAAAAGTGTGTTTGTCACCATGTTTTCAGGTTAGTTTTTTAAGTACTGTGAAAACATAAAAGTAGTGTTTGGAactataactcaattttttagaataaaGTGAACTTTTTTTGACAGAGtcatgaagagagagaaatctcGAAATACCCAAATGGATTCATGAACACACCCAGAACCATCTGTTTTTTCAACACGCCTGAACCAAAACCACCCCTCTTATCTTAATGAAATCACTTTCTACCTAATTAGATTTTAGGTAATCCCTAAGAGACCAATGAGACACTGCCACCTCACCACCTATTCTCTTtcgtttcattttaattttaactcaTTTTAAAACTAATCATATCAAAATCCTAATCCCCATTTCTTCTACAAGTCCATCACGCAGCATGTTGAAGTGTTTACACACGTTCAAGCATAAAAGACAGAACATCCTTAACCCTGCAACATTTGCACCGAACTAATCGAGTCACACGATGACTCAGAAGTACGCCTACATTATATAATTAGAATACAACTACAAAAGGACCTAACCTTTGTAGTTGTAAATTAGGGTTATAAACAGCGAACACTAAACACACACAACCAATATGGGATAATAAAGATTTGTATGACAATAGCATATCATAGTATTGTGTACCTGTTTTGTTATTCATaaccattattatttttcaaatttaattatactttcaattttgtcatttaatCTTCCCCCATTAATTGAGTTGATATCATAACTTCGCCACTGGTTAGATACATTCGATCCCTACTTGAAATAGTTGGGAATATTATCCTAAACTTGCTTAGAGAACACTaacttttcctttcttttgttcaaTGCTTTGATCTTTCCCAGGATACATTGTCTAACTTTGAAGAATTGAAATTAAATGGGGATGATACCATAAATCAGACATATGATCGATTAGAAACACAGTTCTCTTGCAAACTAGAAGTCCTCGGGCTGTACAACAAAAATAGGTCAACAGTATTCCCTTGGGTATTTGTTCAAGGATTGTACAATCTTAAGGAGCTTGacatctttaattttttcttgGAAGAAATTTGTCCATGTGGAATTGTCGATAACGAAGGACAATATGTTGAGATGTTCGAACGTTTGACAACTTTACATCTATCTAAAATGCCCAAGTTGATGCATTTGTGGAAGGAAAACTCTCAACAAGGTAGGGGCATTCAAAAGTTGGAGTCTCTACATGTTTCATATTGCGGCAGATTAGAAAATTTAGTGCCATCCTCAATGTGTTTCCGAAATTTATACACTTTGGAAGTATTTAGATGTCATGGGTTGATTAGTTTAGCAACCTCCTCAACCGTCAAAAGTTTGGTCCAACTCAAAAAATTGAGATTGCTTGGATGCAAAAGAATGATAGAAATAGTCACAAACGAGGGAGAAGGTGAAGCAGGAGACGAGATTTGTTTCAATCAATTGAAACATTTGTCGCTTTATGATTTACCCACTCTGGGAAGCTTCTTCCACTTGGGTAATCGCACCATAAAATTCCCATCACTGGAATATCTACATGTGGTCAGATGCCCGGAATTGAAGATCTTCTCTGATGGAGTCCTAAGCATGCAGAAGCTAGAGCGTGTTATAGACTGGACGGAAACTATTGGTCGGCATACCAAAGAGGACTGTTCCCGGTGGAAGATGTGAATACcttcataaaattataaaaagatgtTGGGAGAAAAACAATGATCCATGCTTAAGACAACTATTCACTCAGAAGGTATGTTGACTATGTTCTCAcgttattattttatgtaattcttAAACGCATTTTTGTTGGAGATAACACAAGGAAAGTGACATGATGCGGACCCAATGGTCACATATCCTAAATTCCAAGGTAACATAAcgttaataatatataatatgtatAACACTTACAATTgttagtgtgcatttggcatgGCTTAATTTTgccatcttattttattattcagcttattatttctactatttatgggtttcacaatatttttttatactatttatgggttccattatactattttagctaacttttatatttatttacaatactatcagtaaaaaaatttcagttacagcaaaataagcaaattccaaacagacccttaataaTCTTTTTCACTACTAGTCCTTAAAAGGTGCAATGCACTGGAACGTGAATTCAACTAGttttaaattagtttatttaatattgAGTTAATTTATCCATTAAAACAAAAGTGAATTCAActagttttaaattaaaagataaaaagaaaaagttattgaCAAACGCATGTGCCATTTTGGCAATCCCTTTTAGAAGGTTTTTGGTGGAATGATTTTCTTCCGCTGCCATGTATTATGCTTTTGGTTTCTTGGCAAGTTTAATCCAAATATATAGgctatacatttattttttatatattcatctaCAGACATGCACATATggtgtacattttttttctttattttataagtgTGGGAGTTTTGTTCTCATATTTACCATCTAGTTGacataaataaatttccattttatATATGAACTCATTTTTCTTCTACGGTGATGAAGTGCTCATTTCtcctatatataatagcaaaattatgagatttttttacACAAGCATATCTCACTCGTCACTACAACAAAAGAGTCTACTAGCGAGAGTAAAATGCCCTcgcaaaaattcaaatatcgtCGCAAAAGGTTATTAACAAGGGTATATGACCCTTGAAGGCCGTCGTATTTGCTCTTGTTGTTGAAAGAGATTTTGCGACCATACTTTCGCAAATAGATAATTTACAAGGGCAATCCACCATCGTTATTAAACAAATCCATCCTCACAAATATATTACCAAACGGCGAGAAATATCGACGACTTATTTTTAGCAAGGGAAAGCAATCGTCGTTAACAACTATTTGTGAGGACCTTTATACCCTTGCAATTAGTTAATTGCACTACAAAAAAACTTTACTATTGCAACGGGCCAAAAATGCCGCTATAGGTCTTCAATTATATTAAAATGTTTTCCTCCAACGGCGGTTTTTGCCCGCCACtataggtaattttttttttcttttcctcctaGGTTCTAAACCCACATCTATTACAAATAACCTATAATAATTTTAACTCCACTAAGACAATACCACAAATGTAACTAGATAACACCACAAATGTCTCCAAACTAACATtatattaacataaaaatatattatcaaatatataacaTTGTCTATAACCATTATCAAAGTTCCAAAGTATTTAAACAAATCCTTCAATACTTCCAAAAAATGCAATTGTTTAAATGTGGTTCTTTGTACAcaaaaagccataaaaaaattatagcatcTTTAGTATTGTAGCACCATCATTAGTAATTGTCATGTCTCCAATATCATCAACGAGCATTTGAAACCATCAACCAGAAAGCAAATCAAAATTACACCCTTTTGCAGAACCACATAGTCCAAATAAACCACCTGTAAACGAatgaaattgtaattaaaaagaaaaaaaaaaaaaaatcattgtggTGCTTTGAAATCATAGATTGAAAAGTATAATTGTTACCATTCAAGCATTTTCTCAATGGTGATAGCTTGACCAAGTTGAGAGAATATCAAACATGGAAGTAAAAGTGGAAAGACCAACTGCATTACACAAATAGTGGGAACAATGAGTTATGGTGCTCAAATTTGCTGATAGGTAAATCTAAGTTATAAAGTAAGTTAATAATAAGTGAGTATCAGCATGACATATTCAACAACAAGAAGCTGtagtctcaaaattttggagTCAACGAGTATTACCCCATTTAAAAGTTTCCTTCCACTAGCAGGCAAAATGTTAACATACTTGGAAGCCATAAGGAATCCCAAAAAGCACATTGTGAAGACCTTTGCTAGTCTAGCCTAGTCACGAAAAATAGAATATTGTAAATGAACAACTTGAACACACAGAActcataattttataataacacAACCAAAGACTCAAACTAAGAAAATACAAAGGAAGAGATAGATTGCATTAGAACAtaatgaaaaggtaaagaacCCCATTCTCCACAAAACCCtaacattttcattttggtattgGATAGAGGAAAACAGAGCATTTTTCCAAGTCCCCAAAAGGGGCAGATGGAAAAGACAACGAAAGgtcaaggtttttctttttcaa is part of the Quercus robur chromosome 9, dhQueRobu3.1, whole genome shotgun sequence genome and harbors:
- the LOC126698788 gene encoding protein PIN-LIKES 6-like isoform X4; this translates as MENGHIQRMTPLQTPLMGWPGVQGIPTTPIVKRVIRLDVPVDKYPSARLAKVFTMCFLGFLMASKYVNILPASGRKLLNGLVFPLLLPCLIFSQLGQAITIEKMLEWWFIWTMWFCKRV
- the LOC126698788 gene encoding protein PIN-LIKES 6-like isoform X5; this encodes MTPLQTPLMGWPGVQGIPTTPIVKRVIRLDVPVDKYPSARLAKVFTMCFLGFLMASKYVNILPASGRKLLNGLVFPLLLPCLIFSQLGQAITIEKMLEWWFIWTMWFCKRV